In one Corynebacterium bovis DSM 20582 = CIP 54.80 genomic region, the following are encoded:
- a CDS encoding Bcr/CflA family efflux MFS transporter — MNTPRDTSSTPSRSSMPLGLLAGIALLAAGGPLGTDMYLSTLPAIARDLDAADAVTQLSITAFMLGMGVGQVVVGPVSDRVGRHRLLVVGAVAGVVGSVACALSPHIAVLILARLVQGAAGGTGVVLGRAVIADLVSGAAAARAFSVMMLIIGLGPVAAPVIGGVLGGAVGWRGIFALLAVVAVGQFVVAWRMPETLPPERRFGGSLGMTYRRMGQLLARRAFMGQTLCFALGFGTMFSFISGSSFVMQEQLGMSPLGFSLVFAVNAAALIVGNIVTMRIVGRTGPRVLQTVAMGLQVVGVVALLLVALSHPGPGGGSVAAVLGCTLVVTLGSSLNFGNTTSIAQGMAADRAGAASAVLGGVQFLVAGIVSPLVGLGEDSLLTMAVVMAVCSAGAVSGVVLSRTAREAR, encoded by the coding sequence GTGAACACTCCGCGTGACACCAGCAGCACCCCGTCCCGCTCGTCGATGCCCCTCGGCCTCCTCGCCGGGATCGCACTCCTCGCGGCGGGCGGGCCACTGGGGACGGACATGTACCTGTCCACCCTCCCCGCCATCGCCAGGGACCTCGACGCCGCCGACGCGGTGACCCAGCTGTCCATCACCGCGTTCATGCTCGGCATGGGCGTCGGCCAGGTCGTCGTCGGCCCGGTGTCGGACCGGGTCGGCCGGCACCGGCTGCTCGTCGTCGGGGCCGTGGCGGGGGTCGTGGGCTCCGTCGCGTGCGCCCTGTCCCCGCACATCGCCGTGCTCATCCTCGCCCGCCTCGTCCAGGGTGCGGCCGGGGGCACCGGGGTCGTCCTCGGCCGGGCGGTCATCGCCGACCTCGTCTCCGGGGCGGCGGCGGCCCGCGCCTTCTCCGTCATGATGCTCATCATCGGGCTCGGCCCGGTGGCCGCGCCGGTCATCGGCGGGGTCCTCGGCGGGGCGGTCGGCTGGCGGGGGATCTTCGCGCTCCTCGCCGTCGTCGCCGTCGGGCAGTTCGTCGTCGCGTGGCGGATGCCGGAGACGCTCCCGCCGGAGCGGCGTTTCGGCGGCAGCCTCGGCATGACCTACCGCCGGATGGGGCAGCTCCTCGCCCGGCGGGCGTTCATGGGGCAGACCCTGTGCTTCGCGCTCGGCTTCGGGACGATGTTCTCGTTCATCTCGGGCTCGTCGTTCGTCATGCAGGAGCAGCTGGGGATGAGCCCGCTGGGCTTCAGCCTCGTCTTCGCGGTCAACGCCGCGGCGCTCATCGTGGGCAACATCGTGACGATGCGGATCGTCGGCCGGACCGGCCCCCGGGTCCTCCAGACGGTGGCGATGGGCCTCCAGGTGGTCGGCGTCGTCGCCCTCCTCCTCGTCGCCCTGTCCCACCCGGGGCCGGGTGGGGGCTCGGTGGCGGCGGTGCTCGGGTGCACCCTCGTGGTCACCCTCGGGTCGTCGTTGAACTTCGGGAACACGACGTCGATCGCCCAGGGGATGGCGGCCGACCGGGCGGGGGCGGCGTCCGCCGTGCTCGGTGGCGTGCAGTTCCTCGTCGCGGGCATCGTGAGCCCGCTCGTCGGGCTGGGGGAGGACTCGCTGCTCACGATGGCCGTCGTCATGGCGGTGTGCTCCGCCGGCGCCGTCTCCGGCGTCGTCCTGTCGCGGACGGCCCGCGAGGCCCGCTAG
- a CDS encoding TetR/AcrR family transcriptional regulator produces the protein MPKVSEEHRRRRRARIVAAAMECFSRTGIQGTPVTDIIEASGMSAGTVYAHFPGGKDDLAVAAAVDTVRALSERILRGDFSDPVETVDALIDEWARHRPLLAMIMALWAEATVRPELARVLAEHVGRAHGTVRERLTEWCVAAGGDPEDAARWASGMTDVVRTVLSGTLPRIAIWRSTVDIADQRATVRRVLTAELATAPLPRG, from the coding sequence ATGCCCAAGGTCAGTGAGGAGCACCGACGGCGGCGCCGCGCGCGGATCGTCGCGGCGGCCATGGAGTGTTTCAGCCGGACGGGGATCCAGGGGACCCCGGTGACGGACATCATCGAGGCGTCCGGCATGTCCGCCGGGACGGTGTACGCCCACTTCCCCGGCGGCAAGGACGACCTCGCGGTCGCCGCGGCGGTCGACACGGTCCGGGCGCTGTCCGAGCGGATCCTGCGGGGGGACTTCTCCGACCCCGTCGAGACGGTGGACGCCCTCATCGACGAGTGGGCGCGGCACCGGCCGCTGCTCGCGATGATCATGGCGTTGTGGGCGGAGGCGACGGTGCGCCCGGAGCTCGCCCGCGTCCTCGCGGAGCACGTCGGGCGGGCCCACGGGACGGTCCGCGAACGCCTCACCGAGTGGTGCGTCGCCGCCGGCGGGGACCCCGAGGACGCGGCGCGGTGGGCGTCGGGGATGACCGACGTCGTGCGCACCGTGCTCAGCGGGACGCTGCCCCGCATCGCGATCTGGCGGTCGACGGTGGACATCGCCGACCAGCGGGCGACGGTGCGCCGCGTCCTCACCGCCGAACTCGCGACCGCCCCGCTCCCCCGGGGCTGA
- the thiS gene encoding sulfur carrier protein ThiS: protein MMICTDVNGEEHCVEPATTVAELVGGIVDSTRGIAVAVDGRVLPRDRWSETLGDLRPESVDILTVVQGG from the coding sequence ATGATGATCTGCACGGACGTCAACGGTGAGGAACACTGCGTCGAGCCCGCGACGACGGTCGCGGAGCTCGTCGGCGGGATCGTGGACTCCACCCGGGGGATCGCCGTCGCCGTGGACGGGCGGGTGCTCCCCCGGGACCGCTGGTCCGAGACCCTCGGTGACCTGCGCCCGGAGAGCGTCGACATCCTCACGGTGGTGCAGGGCGGATGA
- the thiE gene encoding thiamine phosphate synthase — translation MTRTDTHPDVPPRQRLRDARLYLVTDSLRREGDSPADRDALTRLHATVAAALDGGVDVVQFRDKGAVPDRFGALSVADEIAVHRRLRDLCHRHGALYAVNDRADVALAVGADVVHVGQDDVPVDVVRRIVGPDVVVGLSCHTPGQVDAAAADPDVDYFCTGPVWTTPTKPGRAAVGTALVRHGAAASRDTGTPFFAIGGIDAASVGEVVSAGARRIVVVRAVAAAADPAAAARTLRTAVTARD, via the coding sequence ATGACCCGGACCGACACCCACCCCGACGTCCCGCCCCGGCAGCGCCTCCGGGACGCCCGCCTGTACCTCGTCACGGACTCGTTGCGCCGGGAGGGGGACAGCCCCGCCGACCGGGACGCGCTGACCCGGCTCCACGCGACGGTCGCCGCCGCGCTCGACGGCGGGGTGGACGTCGTCCAGTTCCGGGACAAGGGTGCCGTCCCCGACCGGTTCGGGGCCCTGAGCGTCGCCGACGAGATCGCCGTCCACCGCCGGCTGCGGGACCTGTGCCACCGGCACGGCGCGCTCTACGCGGTCAACGACCGGGCCGACGTCGCCCTCGCCGTCGGGGCGGACGTCGTCCACGTCGGGCAGGACGACGTCCCCGTCGACGTCGTGCGCCGGATCGTCGGCCCGGACGTCGTCGTCGGCCTGAGCTGCCACACCCCGGGGCAGGTCGACGCCGCCGCCGCGGACCCGGACGTCGACTACTTCTGCACCGGCCCGGTGTGGACGACGCCGACGAAGCCGGGCCGCGCGGCCGTCGGCACCGCGCTCGTCCGGCACGGGGCCGCCGCGTCCCGGGACACCGGCACCCCGTTCTTCGCCATCGGGGGGATCGACGCCGCCTCCGTGGGGGAGGTCGTCTCCGCCGGGGCGCGGCGCATCGTCGTCGTCCGCGCCGTCGCCGCGGCCGCCGACCCCGCCGCGGCCGCCCGCACCCTCCGGACGGCGGTGACCGCCCGTGACTGA
- a CDS encoding FAD-dependent oxidoreductase gives MTDVAAPVTVVGGSVIGLACAHRLARAGHAVEVVDPFDPGTGTAPGTGTGTAPAPAAWVAAGMLGAYTEAWPGDEDLLHQGVTALAAWRRLRAELGEEWEGRPVFHDGTVLLGVDDADAADVGRVADLLDRETPGAVTRLTRRELRDREPSLRRGVRAAVACDAEFAVDNRRVLAALAARCRDLGVRFTRRTVASLGEVTTPVVVLAAGHAAGDLLPALRPLLRPVKGEVVRLRRRAGSLPGPTRTVRARVHGRALYVVPRWDGCVVGATEYEHGVDREPTAGGVRQLLDDAAELVPGLDDHEFTEVIAGLRPYSPDNLPLVGTWTGPVPAPWPDGADRHLVVAVGHGRNGVLHSAVTGEIVAAVVGGRTLTGELAAAAHRVRPGRYDGAHDDLHGRQR, from the coding sequence GTGACTGACGTCGCCGCCCCCGTCACCGTCGTCGGTGGCAGCGTCATCGGCCTCGCGTGCGCCCACCGTCTCGCCCGCGCCGGGCACGCGGTGGAGGTCGTCGACCCCTTCGACCCCGGCACCGGCACCGCCCCCGGCACCGGCACCGGCACCGCCCCCGCCCCCGCGGCGTGGGTGGCCGCCGGGATGCTCGGCGCGTACACGGAGGCGTGGCCGGGCGACGAGGACCTGCTCCACCAGGGGGTCACCGCCCTCGCGGCGTGGCGGCGGCTCCGGGCGGAGCTCGGTGAGGAGTGGGAGGGACGCCCCGTGTTCCACGACGGCACGGTGCTCCTCGGCGTCGACGACGCCGACGCCGCGGACGTCGGGCGGGTCGCCGACCTGCTCGACCGCGAGACCCCGGGCGCGGTCACCCGCCTCACCCGCCGGGAGCTGCGGGACCGGGAGCCGTCGCTGCGGCGGGGCGTTCGGGCCGCCGTCGCCTGCGACGCCGAGTTCGCCGTCGACAACCGCCGCGTGCTCGCCGCCCTCGCCGCCCGGTGCCGGGACCTCGGCGTGCGCTTCACCCGGCGCACCGTCGCGTCCCTCGGGGAGGTGACGACGCCGGTCGTCGTCCTCGCGGCCGGGCACGCCGCCGGTGACCTCCTGCCCGCCCTCCGCCCCCTGCTGCGACCGGTGAAGGGGGAGGTCGTGCGCCTGCGCCGCCGGGCGGGCTCCCTGCCCGGGCCGACCCGCACGGTGCGGGCGCGGGTCCACGGCCGGGCCCTCTACGTCGTCCCCCGGTGGGACGGGTGCGTCGTCGGGGCGACGGAGTACGAGCACGGCGTCGACCGGGAGCCGACCGCCGGGGGCGTGCGCCAGCTCCTCGACGACGCCGCCGAGCTCGTCCCGGGGCTCGACGACCACGAGTTCACCGAGGTCATCGCCGGGTTGCGGCCCTACAGCCCGGACAACCTCCCGCTCGTCGGCACGTGGACCGGCCCCGTGCCCGCGCCGTGGCCGGACGGGGCGGACCGGCACCTCGTCGTCGCCGTCGGGCACGGCCGGAACGGTGTGCTGCACAGCGCCGTGACCGGTGAGATCGTCGCCGCCGTCGTCGGCGGACGGACCCTCACCGGCGAGCTCGCCGCCGCCGCCCACCGGGTCCGGCCCGGCCGCTACGATGGAGCGCATGATGATCTGCACGGACGTCAACGGTGA
- a CDS encoding MarR family winged helix-turn-helix transcriptional regulator, whose protein sequence is MTGDDDHRANSTAIRGRRAPGLLPDVDVGEIATAVYDFLSTSRRLMERPNQKLAISQSEIEVLHFISRHPGCGVSDIARLRFLRASNVSATVRRLINSGLVHREANDQDRRAQDLYLSDRGVEMMNAITDEWATLILAAARRMDTRDLATLRKGVPALRNLSVAAEGLVDDIQRRS, encoded by the coding sequence ATGACCGGGGACGACGACCACCGCGCGAACTCGACCGCGATCCGCGGCCGCCGGGCGCCCGGCCTGCTCCCCGACGTCGACGTCGGGGAGATCGCCACGGCCGTCTACGACTTCCTCTCGACGAGCCGGCGGCTCATGGAGCGCCCCAACCAGAAGCTCGCCATCTCCCAGTCGGAGATCGAGGTCCTCCACTTCATCAGCCGCCACCCGGGGTGCGGGGTGTCGGACATCGCCCGGCTGCGGTTCCTCCGGGCGTCGAACGTCTCCGCCACCGTCCGGCGGCTCATCAACTCCGGGCTCGTCCACCGCGAGGCGAACGACCAGGACCGCCGCGCCCAGGACCTGTACCTGTCCGACCGGGGCGTCGAGATGATGAACGCGATCACCGACGAGTGGGCGACCCTCATCCTCGCCGCCGCCCGCCGGATGGACACCCGCGACCTCGCCACCCTCCGCAAGGGGGTGCCCGCGCTGCGGAACCTCTCCGTCGCCGCCGAGGGGCTCGTCGACGACATCCAGCGGCGCAGCTAG
- a CDS encoding thiazole synthase yields the protein MTGGLRIAGEEFSSRLIMGTGGASNQQILREALVASGTELTTVAMRRVDASRGTGLVGLLDDLGIRMLPNTAGCYSAREAVLTAHLAREALGTDWVKLEVIADDRTLLPDPVGLVDAAEQLVDDGFTVLPYTTDDPVTARHLADAGCAAVMPLAAPIGTGLGVLNEHNLAMICGEAAERGLPVICDAGLGTASDAARAMELGCDGVLLATAVTRCDDPVRMARAMRLAVEAGHLAAGAGRIPRRRWARASSPPREDLSV from the coding sequence ATGACCGGGGGGCTGCGCATCGCGGGTGAGGAGTTCAGCTCCCGCCTCATCATGGGCACCGGCGGGGCCTCCAACCAGCAGATCCTCCGCGAGGCCCTCGTCGCCTCCGGGACGGAGCTGACGACGGTCGCCATGCGCCGCGTCGACGCCTCCCGGGGCACCGGCCTCGTCGGGCTCCTCGACGACCTCGGGATCCGTATGCTGCCGAACACCGCCGGCTGCTACAGCGCGCGGGAGGCGGTCCTCACCGCCCACCTCGCCCGGGAGGCGCTCGGCACGGACTGGGTGAAGCTCGAGGTCATCGCCGACGACCGGACGCTCCTGCCGGACCCGGTCGGGCTCGTCGACGCCGCCGAGCAGCTCGTCGACGACGGCTTCACCGTCCTGCCCTACACCACCGACGACCCGGTCACGGCCCGGCACCTCGCCGACGCCGGCTGTGCCGCGGTCATGCCCCTCGCCGCCCCCATCGGCACCGGCCTCGGCGTGCTCAACGAGCACAACCTCGCGATGATCTGCGGGGAGGCCGCCGAGCGGGGGCTGCCGGTGATCTGCGACGCGGGCCTCGGCACGGCCTCGGACGCGGCGCGCGCGATGGAGCTCGGCTGCGACGGGGTGCTCCTCGCCACGGCCGTGACCAGGTGCGACGACCCGGTGCGGATGGCCCGGGCGATGCGCCTCGCGGTCGAGGCGGGCCATCTCGCCGCCGGGGCCGGGCGGATCCCGCGCCGCCGGTGGGCCCGGGCCTCGTCGCCGCCCCGGGAGGACCTGTCCGTGTGA
- the thiC gene encoding phosphomethylpyrimidine synthase ThiC, which translates to MSTRVRSSSRSHRAAAPEAGQVTTGPIYRSRKTYTEVTHRNTDGTSTVLRIPQRSVDLTTGAQFPLYDTSGIYTEDDPQLDLAAGLARTRDGWERPAAAPASAEHPELRVQTQLAWARAGVVTPEMTFIAHREGFTPEFVRDEVAAGRAVICANHRHPEIEPMIIGRAFAVKINANMGNSAVTSSIAEEVEKMVWATRWGADTIMDLSTGSDIHETREWIIRNSPVPVGTVPIYEALEKVKGDPMALTWEIYRDTVIEQCEQGVDYMTVHAGVLLRYVPLAAPRVTGIVSRGGSIMAAWCLKEHRESFLYTHFEELCDILARYDVTFSLGDGLRPGSIADANDEAQLAELRTLGELTRIARSRGVQVMIEGPGHVPMHKIPQNVEWEEEWCDGAPFYTLGPLATDIAPGYDHITSAIGAAIIGQAGTAMLCYVTPKEHLGLPNRDDVKTGVITYKIAAHAADLAKGHPRAQERDDALSTARFEFRWHDQFALALDPDTALDFHDETLPAEPAKTAHFCSMCGPKFCSMRISQDVRDYAEEHGLTSVEAIEAGMAEKSQEFSEAGDRVYLPITAT; encoded by the coding sequence ATGAGCACACGTGTCCGTTCATCCTCGCGCTCACACCGGGCCGCGGCCCCCGAGGCGGGCCAGGTCACCACCGGCCCGATCTACCGCAGCCGCAAGACGTACACCGAGGTCACCCACCGCAACACCGACGGCACGTCGACGGTCCTGCGGATCCCGCAGCGCAGCGTCGACCTCACGACCGGCGCGCAGTTCCCCCTCTACGACACCTCCGGCATCTACACCGAGGACGACCCGCAGCTCGACCTCGCCGCGGGCCTCGCCCGCACCCGCGACGGGTGGGAACGGCCCGCCGCCGCGCCCGCCAGCGCCGAGCACCCGGAGCTGCGCGTGCAGACCCAGCTGGCGTGGGCCCGGGCCGGGGTCGTCACCCCCGAGATGACGTTCATCGCCCACCGCGAGGGCTTCACCCCCGAGTTCGTCCGCGACGAGGTCGCCGCCGGCCGGGCGGTCATCTGCGCGAACCACCGCCACCCGGAGATCGAGCCGATGATCATCGGCCGGGCCTTCGCGGTGAAGATCAACGCGAACATGGGCAACTCGGCCGTGACCTCCTCGATCGCGGAGGAGGTGGAGAAGATGGTGTGGGCGACGCGCTGGGGCGCGGACACGATCATGGACCTCTCCACCGGCTCGGACATCCACGAGACCCGGGAGTGGATCATCCGCAACTCCCCCGTGCCCGTCGGCACGGTCCCGATCTACGAGGCGCTGGAGAAGGTCAAGGGTGACCCGATGGCGCTGACGTGGGAGATCTACCGCGACACCGTCATCGAGCAGTGCGAACAGGGGGTGGACTACATGACCGTCCACGCCGGGGTCCTGCTGCGCTACGTGCCGCTCGCCGCCCCGCGCGTCACGGGCATCGTGTCCCGCGGCGGGTCGATCATGGCCGCCTGGTGCCTCAAGGAGCACCGCGAGTCGTTCCTCTACACCCACTTCGAGGAGCTCTGCGACATCCTCGCCCGGTACGACGTCACGTTCTCCCTCGGCGACGGTCTCCGCCCCGGGTCGATCGCCGACGCGAACGACGAGGCCCAGCTCGCGGAGCTGCGCACCCTCGGCGAGCTCACCCGCATCGCCCGCAGCCGGGGTGTCCAGGTCATGATCGAGGGCCCCGGTCACGTGCCGATGCACAAGATCCCGCAGAACGTCGAGTGGGAGGAGGAGTGGTGCGACGGCGCCCCCTTCTACACGCTCGGCCCGCTCGCGACGGACATCGCGCCCGGCTACGACCACATCACCTCCGCCATCGGCGCGGCGATCATCGGCCAGGCGGGCACCGCGATGCTGTGCTACGTCACGCCGAAGGAGCACCTCGGCCTGCCGAACCGGGACGACGTGAAGACCGGCGTCATCACGTACAAGATCGCCGCCCACGCCGCCGACCTCGCGAAGGGCCACCCCCGGGCGCAGGAGCGGGACGACGCCCTGTCCACCGCCCGGTTCGAGTTCCGCTGGCACGACCAGTTCGCCCTCGCGCTCGACCCGGACACCGCCCTCGACTTCCACGACGAGACGCTGCCCGCCGAGCCGGCGAAGACCGCCCACTTCTGCTCGATGTGCGGGCCGAAGTTCTGCTCCATGCGCATCAGCCAGGACGTGCGCGACTACGCCGAGGAGCACGGGCTGACCTCCGTCGAGGCCATCGAGGCGGGGATGGCGGAGAAGTCGCAGGAGTTCTCGGAGGCGGGTGACCGGGTCTACCTGCCCATCACGGCGACGTAG
- a CDS encoding ABC transporter ATP-binding protein — protein MIEVTSLSKRYGDKTVVDDLSFAVQPGIVTGFLGPNGAGKSTTMRMIVGLDRPSAGTATVDGRPYGAYTRPLTKVGTLLDAKWVHPGRSAANHLRWMAAANGIPLSRVDEVLALVGLSDAAGRKAGKFSLGMGQRLGLAGALLGDPEVLILDEPVNGLDPEGIRWVRDFVRHLASEGRTVLISSHLLSEMAQTADHLVVIGRGRLVADTSTHDFIRNASTATTVVRTDHLDELDAVLTEEGITHHRETDADGRPTVVVPDEEPDLIGGLAYSAGILLRELSERRASLEDAFMRMTGDAVEYHAEVGGTTGPRAAQTTTQTPLTTPTEDPK, from the coding sequence ATGATCGAAGTCACCTCCCTGTCGAAGAGATACGGCGACAAGACCGTCGTCGACGACCTCAGTTTCGCCGTGCAGCCCGGGATCGTGACGGGCTTCCTCGGCCCGAACGGTGCGGGCAAGTCGACGACCATGCGCATGATCGTCGGCCTCGACCGGCCGAGCGCCGGGACGGCGACCGTCGACGGCCGCCCCTACGGCGCCTACACCCGGCCGCTGACGAAGGTGGGCACCCTGCTCGACGCGAAGTGGGTCCACCCGGGCCGCAGCGCCGCGAACCACCTCCGGTGGATGGCCGCGGCGAACGGCATCCCGCTGTCCCGGGTCGACGAGGTGCTCGCGCTCGTCGGCCTCTCCGACGCCGCCGGGCGCAAGGCCGGCAAGTTCTCCCTCGGCATGGGCCAGCGCCTCGGCCTCGCCGGGGCGCTCCTCGGCGACCCCGAGGTCCTCATTCTCGACGAGCCGGTCAACGGCCTCGACCCGGAGGGCATCCGCTGGGTCCGTGACTTCGTGCGCCACCTCGCCTCCGAGGGCCGGACCGTCCTCATCAGCTCGCACCTGCTCAGCGAGATGGCGCAGACCGCCGACCACCTCGTCGTCATCGGCCGCGGCCGCCTCGTCGCCGACACCTCGACACACGACTTCATCAGGAACGCGTCGACGGCGACGACCGTCGTGCGCACCGACCACCTCGACGAGCTCGACGCGGTCCTCACCGAGGAGGGCATCACCCACCACCGGGAGACCGACGCCGACGGCCGGCCGACGGTCGTCGTCCCCGACGAGGAGCCCGACCTCATCGGCGGCCTCGCCTACTCGGCGGGCATCCTCCTCCGCGAACTCTCCGAGCGCCGCGCCTCCCTCGAGGACGCCTTCATGAGGATGACCGGCGACGCGGTGGAGTACCACGCCGAGGTCGGCGGGACGACCGGCCCGCGGGCCGCGCAGACCACCACCCAGACCCCCCTGACGACCCCGACGGAGGACCCGAAGTGA
- a CDS encoding transporter substrate-binding domain-containing protein, whose translation MSPLSVPPRRAPLRVCAALTLAAVTLSACSSPDFTLPAWPTVTDDAGDDLPAGATMTSATADPSDAGTSASAPPVGSLPPDDRTAAERVPQIIDRGRLIVGVAQSLNGLGFRDPVTGDLAGFEVDLAREIARDIFGDPTKVDFRYVESTRRDDALTTGDVDLIIRTMTVTRDRQDEIEFSTPYLTTGTAVLAMRDAGIDGSDDLAGRTVCVARDSTSARRVWTEIPHGDVLLTQTWPDCLMAAQRHQVDAVFSDSAILAGLRAQDPHTEFVDLPSPTVQRYAVAAASSASGRDTGGLIRQVNATVERIRDDGTWRRSYDRWLRQYLGPADPPPLSYRTEAQSADLARSRAEVRGNRTREEQR comes from the coding sequence ATGTCCCCGCTGTCCGTCCCTCCCCGGCGCGCCCCGCTGCGGGTGTGCGCCGCGCTCACGCTCGCCGCCGTGACGCTCTCCGCGTGCAGCTCCCCCGACTTCACGCTCCCCGCGTGGCCCACGGTCACCGACGACGCGGGCGACGACCTCCCCGCCGGCGCGACGATGACGTCCGCCACGGCGGACCCGTCCGACGCGGGGACGTCGGCGTCGGCACCCCCCGTCGGGTCCCTGCCCCCCGACGACCGGACCGCGGCCGAGCGCGTCCCCCAGATCATCGACCGGGGCCGGCTCATCGTCGGCGTGGCCCAGTCCCTCAACGGCCTCGGCTTCCGCGACCCCGTGACCGGTGACCTCGCCGGGTTCGAGGTCGACCTCGCCCGGGAGATCGCCCGCGACATCTTCGGCGACCCGACGAAGGTCGACTTCCGCTACGTGGAGTCCACCCGCCGGGACGACGCCCTGACCACCGGGGACGTCGACCTCATCATCCGCACCATGACCGTCACCCGGGACCGGCAGGACGAGATCGAGTTCTCCACCCCCTACCTCACGACCGGCACCGCGGTGCTGGCGATGCGCGACGCCGGCATCGACGGCAGCGACGACCTCGCGGGGCGGACCGTGTGCGTCGCCCGGGACTCGACGTCCGCCCGGCGCGTGTGGACGGAGATCCCCCACGGCGACGTGCTGCTGACCCAGACCTGGCCGGACTGCCTCATGGCCGCGCAACGCCACCAGGTCGACGCGGTGTTCTCCGACAGCGCGATCCTCGCCGGGCTCCGCGCCCAGGACCCGCACACCGAGTTCGTCGACCTGCCCTCCCCGACGGTGCAGCGCTACGCCGTCGCGGCGGCGTCGTCGGCGTCGGGGCGGGACACCGGCGGGCTCATCCGGCAGGTCAACGCCACCGTCGAACGGATCCGGGACGACGGCACGTGGCGGCGGTCCTACGACCGGTGGCTCCGGCAGTACCTCGGCCCGGCGGACCCGCCGCCGCTGTCCTACCGGACGGAGGCCCAGTCCGCCGACCTCGCGCGGAGCCGCGCCGAGGTCCGCGGGAACCGGACACGGGAGGAGCAACGGTGA
- a CDS encoding ABC transporter permease, translating into MNLGHAIRAEWIKLRSTKSLYWTSALVIVFSVAVAAMMGFGAASVLNAAVDSGDPGDLQMALSSFNPEAALVGPTVFGIMVVIIQAVMTVTSEYGHGTAKPTALALPGRWQAPVAKVLVYAVLAAVTIVVAAVLSLLVAHWTAAALAKDTPFTDDALRNMSFSAEHAWGETGMIALYAVLVVPLSVGTGYLVRHTAGAIAVLLLWKLVVETAVVGLIPKIRDWLPPYMPFGNMDSATQLSDVTDAPWGWQGSAVYFAVWSVVIFVAGIVVLRRRDA; encoded by the coding sequence GTGAACCTGGGACACGCCATCCGCGCGGAGTGGATCAAGCTCCGCTCCACGAAATCCCTGTACTGGACGAGCGCGCTCGTCATCGTCTTCTCCGTCGCCGTCGCCGCGATGATGGGCTTCGGCGCCGCCTCGGTGCTCAACGCCGCGGTGGACTCCGGCGACCCCGGCGACCTGCAGATGGCCCTGTCGTCCTTCAACCCGGAGGCCGCGCTCGTGGGGCCGACGGTGTTCGGGATCATGGTCGTCATCATCCAGGCGGTCATGACCGTCACCTCGGAGTACGGTCACGGCACGGCGAAGCCGACGGCCCTCGCCCTGCCCGGCCGCTGGCAGGCCCCCGTCGCGAAGGTCCTCGTGTACGCCGTCCTCGCCGCGGTGACCATCGTCGTCGCCGCGGTGCTCAGCCTCCTCGTCGCCCACTGGACCGCGGCGGCGCTGGCGAAGGACACGCCGTTCACGGACGACGCGCTGCGGAACATGTCCTTCTCCGCGGAGCACGCGTGGGGGGAGACGGGGATGATCGCGCTCTACGCCGTGCTCGTCGTGCCGCTGTCCGTCGGCACCGGCTACCTCGTGCGCCACACGGCCGGGGCCATCGCGGTCCTGCTGCTGTGGAAGCTCGTCGTCGAGACGGCCGTCGTCGGCCTCATCCCGAAGATCCGCGACTGGCTGCCGCCGTACATGCCCTTCGGGAACATGGACTCCGCGACGCAGCTCTCGGACGTCACGGACGCCCCGTGGGGGTGGCAGGGCTCGGCGGTGTACTTCGCCGTGTGGTCCGTCGTCATCTTCGTCGCCGGCATCGTCGTCCTGCGCCGCCGCGACGCCTGA